Proteins encoded by one window of Roseibium sp. Sym1:
- a CDS encoding RidA family protein, with amino-acid sequence MSRLTPVNPPHVNIPGVSQAMRVSKGDLLFVSGQVPVGPDGIAAGDLAAQANQVLANFSATLEASGADWSDVARVTIYVRDYDPKDLELLRTIRDKWIETDTPPASALVGVSALFHPDALIEIDGIAVLPDKEAAPSASE; translated from the coding sequence ATGTCCAGGCTTACCCCCGTCAATCCGCCCCACGTGAACATTCCCGGCGTGTCCCAGGCCATGCGAGTCTCGAAGGGCGATCTGCTTTTCGTCTCTGGGCAGGTGCCCGTCGGTCCCGATGGCATCGCGGCCGGTGACCTTGCCGCACAGGCGAACCAGGTTCTGGCAAATTTTTCCGCGACGCTTGAAGCGTCCGGAGCCGACTGGTCCGATGTCGCGCGTGTCACCATCTATGTCCGCGACTACGATCCGAAGGACCTGGAGCTGTTGCGGACAATCCGCGACAAATGGATTGAAACCGATACACCGCCCGCGTCCGCCCTGGTGGGCGTATCGGCGCTGTTTCACCCCGACGCCCTGATCGAGATTGACGGGATCGCGGTTCTGCCGGACAAGGAAGCCGCTCCGTCCGCTTCCGAATAG
- the xrtT gene encoding exosortase T: MTRAANISPTVSAFVLASLILAFEPLRWLIGSWTDPSYASTGVVYLLALAGLLAWSLGSPVGTGESGHRQSAMLLLMASALIRLASQVLAINVIGGVALALDVFALATLLRTGERKRAVSPFWLSVLFLFTLPVERILQRVAGYPLQELSAKLSCGALGLFFTDLECSGIRIELAGRDVLVDLPCSGTSGLMLTMAFVVILTALHRPRLRTAMLWIGIALVLGLLGNALRISLLAVGIAFPGGVLGADVMAQPLHDVIGYLTLALSLAPVFFLYRPGAGGRAGAPRMPILPPMSRGVRTLSALVFLSLACVIVALPRQALDVSAATPPRPLPLTLEGETGVDVALLPIEQLYFRRYGGHASKRRYGPLALTVVQTTSPLRHLHAPDDCLRGLGYDVTFLGTRFDPVPTALYRARSKDGGDWRVAVTFTSGAGATTHNIAEAIWLWLGRPGTTWTSIQRITPWSLDDTRQAALEAATRAALDLTSPKS, encoded by the coding sequence ATGACCCGTGCCGCAAACATCTCCCCGACAGTCTCGGCCTTCGTGCTGGCCTCCCTCATCCTCGCTTTTGAGCCGCTGCGCTGGCTGATCGGGTCCTGGACCGATCCGTCCTATGCCTCGACCGGCGTGGTCTACCTTTTGGCGCTGGCGGGCCTTCTTGCCTGGTCGCTCGGCAGTCCGGTCGGAACCGGGGAGTCGGGTCACCGGCAGTCCGCGATGCTGCTGTTGATGGCCTCCGCCCTGATCCGCCTGGCAAGCCAGGTGCTGGCCATCAACGTGATCGGCGGCGTCGCGCTCGCGCTCGATGTATTCGCGCTGGCGACGCTGCTGCGGACGGGTGAACGAAAACGGGCGGTGTCGCCTTTCTGGCTGTCGGTGCTGTTCCTGTTCACGCTGCCGGTGGAGCGCATCCTGCAGCGCGTGGCCGGCTATCCCCTTCAGGAGCTGTCCGCGAAACTCTCCTGTGGTGCCCTCGGGCTGTTCTTTACCGATCTCGAGTGTTCCGGCATCCGGATCGAACTTGCCGGCCGGGACGTCCTGGTGGACCTGCCCTGTTCGGGCACGTCCGGCCTGATGCTGACCATGGCCTTTGTCGTCATCTTGACGGCACTGCACCGGCCGCGTCTTCGGACCGCGATGCTCTGGATCGGCATCGCGCTTGTCCTCGGCCTTCTCGGCAACGCACTGAGGATTTCCCTGCTGGCCGTCGGCATTGCCTTTCCCGGCGGTGTCCTTGGCGCGGATGTCATGGCGCAGCCGCTGCATGACGTGATCGGCTACCTGACGCTGGCACTTTCCCTGGCCCCGGTGTTCTTCCTCTACCGGCCCGGCGCCGGTGGCCGGGCAGGGGCTCCGAGAATGCCGATCCTGCCGCCAATGAGCCGCGGCGTGCGCACGCTTTCGGCACTGGTGTTCCTGAGCCTTGCCTGCGTCATCGTCGCCTTGCCGCGCCAGGCGCTGGACGTCTCGGCGGCAACGCCGCCCCGGCCGCTGCCGCTCACTCTCGAGGGCGAGACCGGCGTCGACGTGGCCTTGTTGCCGATCGAGCAACTCTATTTCCGCAGGTATGGCGGCCATGCCAGCAAACGCCGTTATGGGCCCCTCGCTCTCACCGTGGTGCAGACGACGTCGCCGCTGCGCCATCTGCACGCGCCGGACGATTGCCTGAGGGGGCTCGGATACGACGTGACGTTTCTGGGTACCCGCTTCGATCCGGTGCCGACGGCCCTTTACCGGGCGCGCTCGAAAGACGGCGGCGACTGGCGTGTCGCGGTCACCTTCACCTCCGGCGCCGGAGCCACGACCCACAACATTGCCGAAGCCATCTGGCTGTGGCTCGGACGGCCGGGCACCACCTGGACCAGCATCCAGCGCATCACACCCTGGTCCCTGGATGACACCCGTCAGGCCGCCCTCGAGGCTGCCACGCGTGCCGCACTTGACCTGACCTCCCCGAAAAGCTGA
- a CDS encoding VIT and vWA domain-containing protein gives MMSLQSFAPPIAVVLVICGLASPVSAEPDLDELAGSVVARVGGKEIHLPLLKSDYSVRIDGDAAHVELTQTFLNPTRKPLHATYLFPLNQKAAVHAMRMDLDGESVVAKIKKKDEARKTFEKAKAEGKAAALLTQHRPNMFTQDIAHLMPGRPVRITLEYVQHVPKIDGAYELVVPMVVGPRYNGPDLDTSAQVGGSKNDDRIAYSDDVVVPVAQTETVSGWRIDKLPAYPGVIGQDAPDDIDPKRVTFDLRLAAPMPVNALWSDTHALDVTDIGRTKRVRLAAGKAIDNRDLVLRYKLAGEHTVAAGVSSVFDAERGGFFSMLIEPPQLPADDSIGRRELVFVLDTSGSMSGEPIEASKAFMEAAIKGLRPDDYFRILRFSNETSQFAAGAVKATAANRQKALGFVSGLAADGGTEINRAVNAAFDLEQPPETTRIVVFLTDGYIGGERAVISTIASRIGEARIYAFGVGAAVNRFLLDAMAEEGRGYARYVGLGEEARTAAEALAARLKTPLLTDISIDWNGLAVKDQAPAGIPDLFEGGSVRVLGRYETGGRHTIFVDGLVNGRAARLPLEIDLKASGTPEEDPARALPLLWARERIFHKNRAYTIGGSQDKQLEQEITDLGLTYSLQSRFTSFVAESEKVVNEAPETASSRSVPLPQVSGVSTQAYPSLNLSGSSAPEPEGILGVMMILLALAARFRRRLIASTRRVWGKTRRGDGAGPDKTLPRTLRRDGWWLES, from the coding sequence ATGATGTCATTGCAGTCCTTCGCACCGCCGATCGCCGTCGTCCTTGTGATCTGCGGTCTGGCGTCGCCCGTGTCGGCCGAACCGGATCTCGACGAATTGGCCGGCAGCGTGGTTGCCCGGGTCGGCGGCAAGGAGATTCACCTGCCGCTCCTGAAGTCGGACTACAGCGTGCGGATCGACGGCGACGCCGCCCATGTGGAACTGACCCAGACCTTCCTCAACCCGACCCGCAAGCCGCTTCACGCGACCTACCTGTTTCCGCTGAACCAGAAGGCCGCCGTTCACGCGATGCGCATGGACCTGGACGGCGAGTCGGTCGTGGCGAAGATCAAGAAGAAGGACGAGGCCCGCAAGACGTTCGAAAAGGCCAAGGCCGAAGGCAAGGCCGCCGCCCTCCTGACCCAGCACCGGCCGAACATGTTCACCCAGGACATTGCCCACCTGATGCCGGGACGGCCGGTCAGGATCACGCTGGAATATGTTCAGCATGTGCCCAAGATCGACGGCGCCTACGAGTTGGTCGTGCCCATGGTCGTCGGCCCGCGCTATAACGGGCCGGATCTTGATACCAGCGCCCAAGTGGGTGGCTCCAAGAACGACGACCGCATCGCTTATAGCGACGATGTGGTGGTTCCGGTCGCCCAGACCGAGACCGTTTCGGGCTGGCGGATCGACAAGCTTCCCGCCTATCCGGGTGTGATCGGCCAGGATGCGCCGGACGACATAGATCCGAAACGGGTCACGTTTGATCTTCGTCTGGCTGCGCCGATGCCGGTCAACGCTCTGTGGAGCGACACCCACGCCCTGGACGTGACCGACATTGGCCGAACGAAACGGGTCCGTCTTGCCGCTGGCAAGGCCATCGACAACCGGGACCTCGTGCTGCGCTACAAGCTTGCGGGGGAGCACACCGTCGCCGCGGGCGTGTCGTCTGTGTTCGACGCCGAACGGGGCGGGTTCTTCTCGATGCTGATCGAGCCGCCGCAACTGCCGGCAGACGACAGCATCGGCCGGCGGGAGCTGGTGTTCGTGCTCGACACGTCCGGCTCCATGTCCGGTGAGCCGATCGAGGCCAGCAAGGCCTTCATGGAAGCGGCGATCAAGGGCCTGCGGCCGGATGACTATTTTCGAATTCTGCGCTTTTCCAACGAGACCTCCCAGTTTGCCGCTGGTGCCGTCAAGGCGACGGCCGCGAACCGTCAAAAGGCGCTCGGCTTCGTCTCCGGCCTTGCAGCGGACGGCGGCACGGAAATCAACCGGGCGGTCAACGCCGCGTTCGACCTGGAGCAGCCGCCGGAAACAACGCGGATCGTGGTGTTCCTGACCGACGGATATATCGGCGGCGAGCGGGCGGTGATCTCGACGATTGCCAGCCGCATCGGCGAGGCCCGTATCTATGCCTTCGGTGTCGGCGCTGCCGTCAACCGCTTTCTGCTGGACGCCATGGCCGAGGAGGGCAGGGGCTATGCCCGTTATGTCGGGCTGGGCGAAGAGGCAAGGACAGCCGCCGAGGCCCTTGCGGCCAGGCTGAAAACGCCCCTGCTGACGGACATTTCCATTGACTGGAACGGCCTTGCCGTGAAGGACCAGGCGCCGGCCGGGATCCCGGACCTGTTCGAGGGCGGTTCGGTCCGGGTTCTGGGTCGCTATGAGACCGGCGGCAGACACACGATCTTCGTCGACGGCCTGGTCAATGGCCGTGCTGCCCGTCTGCCTCTGGAAATCGATCTGAAGGCGAGCGGAACGCCTGAAGAGGATCCGGCCAGGGCGTTGCCACTGCTGTGGGCGCGCGAACGGATCTTCCACAAGAACCGCGCCTATACGATCGGCGGCAGTCAGGACAAGCAGCTGGAACAGGAGATCACCGATCTCGGCCTGACCTATTCGCTGCAGTCCCGGTTCACCTCCTTTGTCGCGGAGTCGGAGAAGGTGGTGAACGAGGCTCCTGAAACCGCGAGCAGCAGGAGCGTGCCGTTGCCGCAGGTTTCCGGAGTGTCGACGCAGGCCTATCCTTCGCTCAATCTCAGTGGCAGTTCCGCCCCGGAACCGGAAGGCATCCTCGGCGTGATGATGATCCTGCTGGCCCTTGCCGCGCGCTTCCGCCGCCGGTTGATTGCGAGTACCCGGCGGGTGTGGGGCAAGACCCGCCGCGGAGATGGCGCTGGTCCCGACAAGACCCTCCCGCGGACCTTGCGCAGGGATGGCTGGTGGCTGGAAAGCTGA
- a CDS encoding response regulator transcription factor codes for MQDKTILVVDDDPHIRDVICFALQKASYRYEVAVNGKEALDKAVLFNPALIVLDIGLPEMDGLDVCRHLRRISEVPILFLSARDDEIDRIVGLELGADDYVTKPFSPRELIARVGAILKRYGGSASGEPEADPVLQHGELSLDKAQRRVMAGAAPVSLTAIEFDILAALLARPKIVFTRDQILQQAYRDNIHVSDRTIDSHIRNIRAKLGGAGCADAIETVHGVGFRLGPCQAGGG; via the coding sequence TTGCAAGACAAAACCATTCTCGTTGTCGACGACGACCCGCATATCCGGGACGTGATCTGTTTCGCGCTTCAGAAAGCCTCCTACCGTTACGAGGTCGCCGTCAACGGCAAGGAAGCGCTCGACAAGGCTGTATTGTTCAATCCCGCATTGATCGTGCTCGATATCGGCCTGCCCGAAATGGACGGGCTCGACGTCTGCCGCCACCTGCGCCGGATTTCCGAGGTACCGATCCTGTTCCTGTCCGCGCGGGACGACGAGATCGACCGGATCGTCGGCCTGGAACTCGGCGCCGATGATTACGTCACCAAGCCGTTCAGCCCGCGGGAGCTGATCGCGCGGGTCGGGGCCATTCTCAAGCGCTATGGCGGGTCCGCATCCGGGGAGCCGGAGGCGGACCCGGTGCTGCAGCACGGGGAACTGTCCCTCGACAAGGCGCAGCGCCGGGTCATGGCGGGCGCGGCTCCGGTGTCCCTGACGGCGATCGAATTCGACATTCTGGCGGCGCTGCTGGCGCGGCCGAAGATCGTCTTCACTAGGGACCAGATCCTGCAACAGGCCTACAGGGACAATATCCACGTCTCGGACCGGACCATCGACAGCCATATCCGCAACATCCGCGCCAAGCTCGGCGGTGCGGGCTGCGCTGACGCGATTGAAACCGTGCACGGGGTCGGTTTCCGGCTGGGACCGTGCCAGGCGGGTGGCGGTTGA
- a CDS encoding ATP-binding protein, with product MILSRSFRDRWRPPLFVVVAAVLGIMLLVPLAGVAFFRVYENQLIETTESELVAQSAAIAAAMAQRLRELGGPELPLGEAVASAPARSDNGGLVVQYLTGGWTPVPTRLDLTRTPILPGRPDPEPAASGAHPVYLEAGAYLDQVLKDTQRLTLAGFRLLDFNGTVIAGRSENGLSLAHVEEVRRALSGQYASALRERVVDNPQPIYSISRGTSVRVFVALPVIIDNQVAGVVYASRTPSNILKELFLKREAVFWVVVFILGATFIVGLIFVRAISGPIRALTRRSLRIGAGDRNALQPLAIHGNREIHALSESMLDMSRKLFDRNDYISTFANHVTHELKSPLTAIHGAAELLQDGGEELSAAEREKFLTNILRDTNRATLLLNRLRDLARADSVDIGGCCRLSDVIDRIRGRQREIEIRCPQDAELPMSAENAGIVLENLIDNSRRHGADRVDVAVETGEGDLNVVVSDNGEGVSEGNADQIFDLFFTTRRDTEGTGMGLGIVRAVLKAHGATIRLVPETAPGACFEIRFEKPQR from the coding sequence ATGATCCTGTCCCGCTCCTTCCGTGACAGATGGCGCCCACCGCTCTTCGTGGTGGTGGCGGCGGTGCTCGGCATCATGCTGCTGGTGCCTCTGGCCGGCGTCGCCTTCTTCCGAGTCTATGAGAACCAGCTGATCGAGACGACCGAATCGGAACTGGTCGCCCAGTCGGCAGCTATTGCGGCGGCCATGGCACAGAGACTGCGGGAACTCGGCGGTCCCGAACTGCCGCTGGGCGAGGCGGTCGCCAGCGCACCGGCACGATCCGACAATGGCGGTCTGGTGGTGCAGTACCTGACCGGCGGCTGGACGCCCGTGCCGACCAGGCTCGATCTCACCAGGACACCCATCCTGCCCGGACGTCCCGACCCGGAACCGGCGGCGTCCGGGGCACATCCCGTCTATCTCGAGGCCGGCGCTTATCTCGACCAGGTCCTGAAGGACACCCAGAGACTGACCCTTGCCGGGTTCCGCCTGCTCGACTTTAACGGTACCGTCATCGCCGGGCGCTCTGAAAACGGTCTCTCGCTGGCCCATGTCGAGGAGGTTCGGCGCGCGCTTTCCGGACAATATGCCAGCGCCCTGCGCGAGCGGGTCGTCGACAACCCTCAGCCGATCTATTCCATCAGCCGGGGCACATCCGTGCGCGTCTTCGTCGCCCTGCCGGTGATCATCGACAATCAAGTCGCCGGCGTCGTCTATGCCTCGCGCACACCGAGCAACATCCTGAAGGAGCTGTTCCTGAAGCGCGAGGCGGTGTTCTGGGTGGTTGTCTTCATCCTGGGGGCGACCTTCATCGTCGGGCTGATCTTCGTGCGCGCCATTTCCGGGCCGATCCGGGCGCTGACCCGGCGCTCGCTCCGGATCGGCGCCGGTGACCGCAATGCCCTCCAGCCGCTCGCCATCCACGGCAACCGGGAAATCCACGCGCTGTCGGAAAGCATGCTGGACATGTCGCGCAAGCTGTTCGATCGCAACGACTACATCTCCACCTTCGCCAATCACGTGACCCACGAACTGAAGTCGCCGCTGACCGCGATCCACGGGGCGGCCGAGCTGCTTCAGGACGGCGGCGAAGAGTTGAGCGCCGCCGAGCGGGAAAAGTTCCTCACCAACATTCTGCGCGACACCAACCGGGCGACGCTGCTTCTCAACCGTTTGCGCGACCTGGCGCGGGCGGACAGTGTCGATATCGGCGGGTGTTGCCGGTTATCGGATGTGATCGACCGTATTCGGGGGCGGCAACGGGAGATCGAGATCCGGTGTCCGCAAGATGCCGAGCTGCCGATGTCGGCCGAAAACGCCGGGATCGTTCTTGAAAACCTGATCGACAATTCCCGCCGGCACGGCGCCGACCGGGTCGACGTTGCCGTCGAGACCGGCGAGGGCGATCTCAATGTGGTTGTCAGCGACAATGGTGAGGGCGTTTCCGAAGGCAACGCGGACCAGATCTTCGATCTGTTCTTCACGACGCGCCGGGACACCGAAGGCACGGGCATGGGGCTCGGCATTGTCCGGGCCGTGTTGAAGGCCCATGGGGCGACAATTCGTCTGGTGCCTGAAACCGCTCCTGGTGCATGCTTCGAGATCAGGTTCGAAAAACCGCAACGTTAG
- a CDS encoding LysR family transcriptional regulator, which produces MDKIETMRAFVAVAQDQSFTAAGRRLGLSTKLVSKYVQHLESQLKTQLFNRTTRSVSLTDVGAAYLERCRPILEQMDELDDLVRERQGALSGPIRLTAPTGFGSTRLTEALIPFLQAHPEVELDMKLTDHRVALVEEGLDLAIRISVLRDSALIARKLADMPLVLCASPDYLNRAGRPRSPEALPTHTCLVNSNQQEPNIWRFHKAGREHVVRLHGAVTSNSPGALAQMAIGGLGIAMSPFYPVEAALADGRLERVLPDHATDLFGVYALYPPNRHLTRRLRALIDYLAGELGPFKLPE; this is translated from the coding sequence GTGGACAAGATCGAAACCATGCGCGCCTTCGTCGCCGTCGCCCAGGACCAGTCGTTCACGGCCGCCGGACGCAGGCTCGGCCTGTCGACCAAGCTGGTCAGCAAATATGTCCAGCACCTGGAAAGCCAGCTCAAGACCCAGCTCTTCAACCGTACCACGCGCAGCGTCTCCCTGACCGATGTCGGCGCCGCCTATCTGGAGCGCTGCCGTCCGATCCTCGAACAGATGGATGAACTGGACGATCTTGTGCGCGAACGCCAGGGCGCCTTGTCCGGACCGATCCGGTTGACTGCCCCCACCGGCTTCGGCAGCACACGCTTGACCGAGGCACTGATCCCGTTTCTTCAGGCCCATCCCGAGGTCGAGCTCGACATGAAACTCACCGACCACAGGGTTGCCCTGGTCGAGGAAGGCCTCGACCTGGCCATCCGCATCAGTGTCTTGCGGGACTCCGCCCTGATTGCCCGGAAACTCGCCGACATGCCGCTTGTCCTGTGCGCGTCGCCCGACTACCTGAACCGGGCCGGCCGGCCGCGATCACCGGAGGCCCTGCCCACCCACACCTGCCTCGTCAACAGCAACCAGCAGGAGCCAAATATCTGGCGGTTTCACAAGGCCGGCAGGGAACATGTCGTGCGTCTGCATGGTGCGGTGACGTCCAATTCCCCCGGCGCCCTGGCCCAGATGGCCATCGGCGGTCTCGGCATTGCAATGTCACCGTTCTACCCGGTCGAGGCTGCCCTTGCGGATGGCCGGCTGGAACGGGTCCTGCCGGATCACGCGACCGACCTGTTCGGGGTCTACGCACTTTATCCACCCAACAGGCACCTGACCCGCCGCCTGCGCGCGCTGATCGACTATCTCGCGGGAGAACTCGGACCGTTCAAGCTCCCTGAATGA
- a CDS encoding glutathione S-transferase family protein codes for MRIHTFPLSGHCHRIELFAALAGLNHELVQVDLAAGEHKREPFLSLNPAGKVPVIEDGDFVLADSNAILVYLARKYAPDWLPADPAREAQVQRFLSLAANEIANGPAAARLVTVFGAELDAEKAKTIATYVFDLLEGLLDGRDWLVGNKPSIADVAIYSYTAHAPEGNVSLEPYPNIRAFLKRVEALPGFRAMPVTPVGLAA; via the coding sequence ATTCGCATTCACACCTTTCCCCTGTCCGGCCATTGCCATCGGATCGAGCTCTTCGCCGCGCTTGCCGGCCTCAACCATGAACTGGTCCAGGTTGATCTCGCCGCCGGTGAACACAAGCGTGAGCCGTTCCTGAGTCTCAACCCTGCGGGCAAGGTGCCGGTGATCGAGGACGGCGATTTCGTGCTGGCGGATTCCAACGCGATTCTGGTCTATCTCGCCCGCAAATACGCGCCGGACTGGCTGCCGGCGGATCCTGCCCGGGAAGCCCAGGTACAACGGTTTCTCTCGCTGGCCGCCAACGAGATCGCCAACGGTCCGGCGGCTGCGCGTCTTGTCACCGTCTTCGGTGCGGAGCTTGACGCGGAGAAGGCCAAGACGATCGCCACGTATGTGTTCGATCTTCTGGAGGGCCTGCTGGACGGGCGCGACTGGCTTGTCGGCAACAAGCCGAGCATCGCTGATGTCGCCATTTACAGCTACACGGCCCACGCGCCGGAAGGAAACGTCTCGCTTGAGCCCTATCCGAATATCCGTGCCTTCCTGAAGCGCGTCGAGGCCCTGCCGGGATTCCGCGCGATGCCGGTCACCCCTGTCGGGCTCGCGGCCTGA